Below is a genomic region from Isosphaeraceae bacterium EP7.
GGATCGGCGGGCGCCGGCGACGGGCCTTGCTCGCCCGGCGAAGGCGAGCGGGATCGTCGGGCTGATCTCGCTGGTTGGCGGTGCGCTGGGGACCGTGCTGGGCTATGTGTTGGCGTTGATGACGGGATCGATGGTCCTGTTCTACCTCGGATGCTTTGGGTCGCTCGGTGCGATGCTGTGCGGCGGCACCGTGGCGATCACGCTGGCGGCCTGTTTTCGACGCGGTGGGGAGTGGGCAACCGTTGGCCTGGTGACCGGGATCCTGGCCGTCGTTTCCTCGCTGATGACGGTGGCGATGGTTTTCACGGGAGTAATCCCCGTCTAGCCTTCGAGCTGGGCCAGCCCCGACGATCGTTGCAACGGTCGCTTCCGGAGTGGGCGTGGTGGCGGGCGTTGGTTCCCCGATCGAAAGCGGCACGGGAGATGCCGATATCGAGAAGGGTTCCACCCGCCCTTCGCATCGATCATGGAGGATCGTGATGAACCGCCGAATTCTCGCCGCCGTCGTTTTGCTCGCCGGACCGGGTTGCTCCATGATCGAGCGTGCCGACACGGCCATCGCTCAGCTTGGGACGGCCAACACCCAGCTCATGACGGCCAATGCGCAGCTGGGGACGGCCAACCAGCAGCTGACGGACATGCAGGGGAAGCTGGTCGAGGCGAATACGCAGCTCATCGCGGCGAACAAGCGGCTGGATGAGACGAATGCGAACATCGCCCGGACGAACGGCAAGCTGGACACGACGAACGTCAGCCTGACCCAGACGAACGGCAAGCTGGAAGAGACCAACGGCAAGTTCAACCAGACCATCGCCGGGCTGGGCGAGACGAACGTGAGCCTGGGCAAGACGAACGAGAAGTTCGACCAGACCAATTCCAAGCTGGGGGTCATCAGCCAGGCGATCGACAAGGTGCCGCTGCTGAGGCGCTGAGCAAATCCGGGTGGCACGGAGGGGACGACGCCGGGTCCAGTGTGGCCGCCGTCCCATGACTTGCCGATTTCGGCGACGAGCCGAGGTTCGTCGCCGAGTCATGTTGCCCGGCATGCGCCATCGAGGCGAGGCCTGACGAGCGTTCGGGCATGGACGCCGGGGCGGTCGTTGACCCGGCCCACGGCTACCGCCCGACGACTCAACCTCTGGCCACCAATCCGACCCCGACCCGGGACGCGGCCGACCGTCTGCGGCAGCCCATGGCGGCGATCAGGCCGGTGGCGAGCAGGCAGAGTCGAGGCGTTCAGGGGCCGTCTCGGCGATCTTCGTTGGCTTCGCGAGGCGCAGCCCATCGCATGACTAGGCCAGCGATGGAGGACGTGAGCACAGCGATGACGATGCTCGCGAAGTCGGGTCTCGACGATCCGACGGGAGAGGCAGCCAGGGAGGCAGCGAAGGTGGCCGGGAAGAGGAGGCCGCGGTCTCGGCGCCCCGAAGCGAAGGCGAGGCAGAGGCCCCCTGGGAACGCCGCGGCTCCACAGACCAGCGCACTGCCGAGGGGGGCGCCGAGGGGATCGATGACCAGCTTCATCGCGCCGACTGTGAAGGCGGCGATGCCTGAAGACATCACCAAGAGAAGGGCCAGATTCATGGGGGGGCGATTCCCTGCCGTGAACTGCGTCATCCGCCGGCCTTGCGGTCGGCGACGAGGGCCTTGTAGGCGGCGACGGCCATGCGGTCGCAGGCCTCGTTCTCGGCGTGGCCGGTGTGGCCCAGGACGGTGGTGACCTTCACCTTGTGGATGGCGAGCAGGTCATCGAGCTGGCGCCAGAGGTCCTCGTTCTTGACGGGCTTGAGGGCGTTGCCCTCCTTGCGCATCCAGCCTCGGGCCTTCCAGCCCTTCATCCACTCGGTCATCCCCTTGGCGACGTACTGGCTGTCGGTGACGACCTCGACCTTGCAGGGGCGCTTCAGGGTGGCCAGGCCCTGGATGACGCCCATCAGTTCCATCCGGTTGTTGGTCGTCAGGTCCTCGGCGCCCGAGGCGTCGCGGACCTGGCCGCTGGCCGGGTGGGCGAGGATGTAGGCCCAGCCGCCCGGCCCGGGGTTGCCGCTGCAGGCGCCGTCGGTGTAGAGCCGGACGAGGTCGGCCGGCGCGCCGGGGTCGGGGGCGGCTTCAAGGACGGCTTCGGGCATGGGGGGCGTCGCTCGCGGGGCTCAGAAGCGGGGGGCCCGGCCCGGGAGACGGACCGGGCCCGGGCCGGCCTTCGGAGAGGGTATCCGCGATCGGCCCGGGGCTCAATACTTGCGGACGACGCCGACGAGGACGCCCAGGATATTCACCCGGTCGCGGTAGATGGGCTTCATCGTCTTGTTGGCGGGCTCCAGGCGGACGCGGTTCTTCTCGCGGAAGAAGCGCTTGAGGGTCGCCTCGCCGTCCTCGTCGCGCACGGCGACGATCTGGCCGTCGCGGGCGTCTTCCTGCTTCTTGATGACGACGAAGTCGCCGTCGGCGATGTGCTCCTCGATCATCGACTCGCCGGAGACGCGGAGGGCGAAGGTTTCCTTGGCGCTCTCCCACTCGCTGAACTCGAGCTCTTCCTCAATCTGCTCGATGGCCTCGATGGGCTGGCCCGCGGCGATCCGGCCGAGCATGGGGATGCCCGAGGGGCGGGGGGGGAGCGAGGCGGGGTCGTCGAGGAGCTGGATGGCCCTCGACATGTTGGGCTCGCGGTGGATCAGGCCCTTCTTCTGCAGGGCCTTCAGGTGGCACATGACGCCGTTGGGGCTCTTGATGCTGAACTCGGTGCCGATCTCGCGCACGGTCGGCCCGTAGCCCCGCCCCTGGATCTTGCCGCGGATGAATTCGTAGATCTCGCGCTGGCGGGGCGTCAGCGAATCGGTGTCGGCCATGATCGGGGTCCCAACGGTGTCAAGGGGCCGGGCCAACGCAGCGGATGCCGAAGGGTCGACTGTCCCTGCTCCGACCGCCGCCGCGCGGTTTTCGGCGAACCGGCAAACCACGCGACGTACGATCACTAACTGGCCCTTTGTCGCTAATGTACACAGGTCGTCTAGCGCACGCGAGAACATTTTCGGAAAAAAGGGCCCACGTCGCGCGGGAGCGGGCCCGCCGCACCTCGGCACGCCCCGGGCGCGGCAAGGTCCCGGCGCCCGCCCGTCCCGCGCCGAGGTGCGGAGGGCGAATGTCATGTCCATCAATGTCATTGGAATTAACGATTCATGAATCGAGACGTCTTGCTCGGTGAGGGCGTTGACGCGACGCGACGTGGAGGCTGCGTGAAGTCAACGCCTTGATGCTTCCTTGCACGCATGGTCACGCGGCGATCTCGGTCCCGAATGAAGGTTGTCTCGCACGGATGACCGGCCTCGAGGGATGCACCCCGGGCCGGTCGTGGAGGCCGGCGAAGTGGGCCGGTCGCGTGTCGAGGAGCACTACAGACGGAGATCGAGACGATGCTGAAGACCTTCCTCCGCCCGATCGGCCTGGCCGCCCTGGCCGCCCCCGCCCTCCTGCTGGCGTCGTCCGCGCCGTCGATGGCCGGCGTCGTCGTCAGCCTCGAGGCGGCCGGAGTGCAGTCGTCCACGCAGGGGCCCGTCATCACCGAGACGTTCGACCGCCAGGACCTTCCCCCCGGCCAGTACTCGTCGATCGTCTCGGCGATCGGCACTTACACCCCCACCTCCGGCGGCGCCTCGATCGTGCTGCCCGACACCTACGGCGGGGCCAACCAGACGAATTACATGACCATCGGCATCGCCTCCGGCAGGGCCCAGGAGGTCACCCTGAACCTGGCCAAGGCCGAGTCGTACTTCGGCTTCTACTTCGCCGCGATCGACGCGACGAACAGCGTCAAGGTCTACGACGGCGTGACCCTGTTGACGACAATCGACCGCACCTCGCTGGCCTCGCTGCTGACCTCGGGGTACTACGGCAGCCCGAACCTTCCCGGGGTGAACACGGGCGAACCTTATGCGTATGTGAACGTGTTTGGCACCGCCGGCCAGACGTTCGACCGGATCGTCTTCAGCAACTTCAACTCGTCGGGCCTGGAGTCTGACAACCACAGCGTGGCCGTGCCCGAGCCGGCCAGCCTCGTGATGACCGCGATGGGCGGCCTCGCCCTGGTCGGATGCGGCCTCCGCCGCCGCAGCCAGAAGTGATCGCGATCGAGCGGGAGGACGCGACCACGGAAGGATTCAGATGAACGACCAGAATGCCGGAAGACCGGCCGCCCGCCAGGCAATCCGCGGGAGGCCGGTCCTTCTCATTCGAACCTCGGGCCGGCGATGGAACGTGCCCCGATGACGCGATGGGGTCTGTAAGATCCTCGTCGGGCGGGCCGTGCGGCCGCCGCTCCCCTTGGTCTTCACCGTCCTCAGCCGCACCGTGGCGAAGGTCGACTTGATCGGGTTGGTCGTCCGGATGAGACGCCATTGCCCCGCCGCCTCGTCGAAACCCAGCAATGCCGCCCGGTCCCCGGCCAGGCACTCGGTCGCCTTCGGGGCCTTCGCCTGATCGATCGACGCGGGCTCCTTGATTTCTCGGAGTGGGAGAGACTCTTGCCGAACAGTCCTCGAACCTGGGCGAGGGGTTTCTCCAATTCCGGCTAAAACAACGCAGCCGGGACGCCACTGGAGTGACACCCGGCCGCATCGGTCGACGTGCGAAGGTCCTCACCTTCCGTGCGCGCCTCAGTAGGGTGCTCGCACAACCTGCGGACGGTCAGCGCCCGGGGCCGAAGCCGCCGGCGCCCAGGCCTGGGCGTACTCCGATACCGGACGCCGGCCCGCCGAGGCCGCCCGGGTTGTAGCCGGGCCGACCGAAATCGTACCCGCCGCCATAGCCGGGATAGCCGGCCGTCCCGCCGTAGTAGCCCCCGTTCGTCGTGGGGTAGCCGGCCGTCCCGCCGTAGGAGACGGTCTGGCCCGCGTAGCCCGACCCCGCGTAGCCGCCCGACGCGGGGGCGCAGGCCGCCCGGCGTCGGTGGCACGCCTCCGAGGACGTCGTCCAGGAGACGACCAGCATCGAGGCGATCAGCAAACTTCCCTTCACGTTGCGCGTCATGATTGCAACCCCCGCGGGACCGCGTGCGCTCGCGCAGAGTCCACACTCTCCCCGCGCGACGCGACTTCGCATAAGTGCCGCGAGCGTCAGCCTAAGCTGCGCCATCCGCAATGTCTACGCATTTCCATCAAGTGTTAATATTTGTGATATCACGCATGATGCTGGTGGTCGCCTTCCCCGGGGCTCGCGTCCCGCATCAAGGTCCCCGGGGGACGGGAGTTGCCCCCCGGGGCTCGGCGGATTGCGCCAGATCTCGCCCCGACTCACCACGCCTTCATGAACCAGAAGATCATGCCGAGGTCGCCGATTCGCTGCTCGGTCACCGGGGTCGGTAGCCCGGCCAGGAAATACCAGTCGCGTCCCACGTGGGTACGCATGCCGGGGGTCAGTGTCACGCCGGTATGACCGCCGTCCACGAGGGACGTGTTCGCGACGGCCGACACGTAGACGGTAAAGTCACCGAACAGCGGCACGTCGTGATCCGTGAGAGTGTTGCCGATGGCGAGCTGGCTGATCAGGTTACTCCCGGTGCCGTTCATCGGGATGCCGAGGCCGAGGCCGCCTCGGATCGCCCAGCCGCCCCCGGGGTTATTCCAGAAGCCGACGGCCGGGACCAGGGTGGTCGTCTTGCCGGCGAGGGGTTGATTGCCGGTTGGGGTCACAATCGCGAGTTCACTTGTTACTGAGAAGTTCTTC
It encodes:
- the lexA gene encoding transcriptional repressor LexA, yielding MADTDSLTPRQREIYEFIRGKIQGRGYGPTVREIGTEFSIKSPNGVMCHLKALQKKGLIHREPNMSRAIQLLDDPASLPPRPSGIPMLGRIAAGQPIEAIEQIEEELEFSEWESAKETFALRVSGESMIEEHIADGDFVVIKKQEDARDGQIVAVRDEDGEATLKRFFREKNRVRLEPANKTMKPIYRDRVNILGVLVGVVRKY
- the rnhA gene encoding ribonuclease HI; translation: MPEAVLEAAPDPGAPADLVRLYTDGACSGNPGPGGWAYILAHPASGQVRDASGAEDLTTNNRMELMGVIQGLATLKRPCKVEVVTDSQYVAKGMTEWMKGWKARGWMRKEGNALKPVKNEDLWRQLDDLLAIHKVKVTTVLGHTGHAENEACDRMAVAAYKALVADRKAGG
- a CDS encoding PEP-CTERM sorting domain-containing protein (PEP-CTERM proteins occur, often in large numbers, in the proteomes of bacteria that also encode an exosortase, a predicted intramembrane cysteine proteinase. The presence of a PEP-CTERM domain at a protein's C-terminus predicts cleavage within the sorting domain, followed by covalent anchoring to some some component of the (usually Gram-negative) cell surface. Many PEP-CTERM proteins exhibit an unusual sequence composition that includes large numbers of potential glycosylation sites. Expression of one such protein has been shown restore the ability of a bacterium to form floc, a type of biofilm.) — protein: MLKTFLRPIGLAALAAPALLLASSAPSMAGVVVSLEAAGVQSSTQGPVITETFDRQDLPPGQYSSIVSAIGTYTPTSGGASIVLPDTYGGANQTNYMTIGIASGRAQEVTLNLAKAESYFGFYFAAIDATNSVKVYDGVTLLTTIDRTSLASLLTSGYYGSPNLPGVNTGEPYAYVNVFGTAGQTFDRIVFSNFNSSGLESDNHSVAVPEPASLVMTAMGGLALVGCGLRRRSQK